A region of the Aphelocoma coerulescens isolate FSJ_1873_10779 chromosome 1, UR_Acoe_1.0, whole genome shotgun sequence genome:
AGGACACACAAATTCCCTGTCAGTTCCATCCCTCTCCATGCAGAGCTCATCTCGTGGGAAGGACACACAAATTCCCTGCAATTCCTTGTTGGCTTCTTCTGGACAAGCTCTGGATGCCAGCCCAGGCAGGCTGGTACAGCCAGGAGTGGCACCAGACTCCTGCTGGGAGTGTCCCTTGTCCCCTCATCACTCTCTGCCAAGGGTCACAAGGGCCAAGCTgcccctgccagctcctgccagagcagccccagcaggaggGAGCTCTAAAATAACACATCCAGAGCCTCTGGAATGTGTCTGCAAGGGATGCAGAGCTCAGCTGATGAttcctccagctcagctccagcatcatggaatcatggaatgtttgggtgggaagggaccttaaagatcatccagtgtcacccctgccatgggcagggacacctcccactgtcccaggctgctccaagccccaatgtccagcctggccttgggcactgccagggatccaggggcagccccagctgctctgggaattccatcccagtcccttcccaccctcccagggaacaattcgttcccaatatcccatctatccctcatctctggcagtttgaagccattcccccttgtcctgtcactccatcccttggaaattgttcctctccatctttctttcaGCTCCTTtaggtcctggaaggccacaatgaggtcaccccaaagttTCTCTTCTCCAAAATCACCCCAGTCAGAGGAAATATTTCAGTGTGCTCCATCAAAGGACATTATTGAAAGGGATCTGTGCTGAAGATCCATCCAGCCCCGAATTCTGAAGGAATAAAACACAGGAGCAGACACTTCTCCACTGCAATCCCACTGATTAAACCAGCAGAGTGGagttcatggaatcacagaatcatcgaggctggaagagaccttcaagatcatccaggCCAATGATTTGAACTCTGTGTTGAGTAACAGTTCCAAAGGGAATGATTAAAGCTGAGAGAGGAACAACTCCAACAAAGTTAAAAACCAATAAAACTGAGAGAAGATAAAAGACTACGAAGCTTGAAGTTTCACttggaagcagcagaaagaaaacgACATTTTCAACTATTTTTCTCAATTCAGTTGTGGTTTATCACTGATGACAATACTTTTTACTGTTAAAAACATAATACAGTAAATAGGATTATAATTGGATGTGGATATCCTGTAATTCCTTATTTCTCTGCAGTACAGCTGCATCATCTAGTGGACAGCATAGAGATTGCActggttttatattttatacAACGAATTTGGGATTAATTATCTTTGGGTTTCCCCTGAATACACTTCACTGCAATGCTTTCTAATAATTCTGGAATTATAGATATTCACCAGAACTTACAGTGGAATGAGttacaaatgtaattttttctttccatttatggaatggtttgggttggaaggggcattaaaaattattccactccctgccatgtgcagggacaccttccactgtcccaggctgctccaaaccccaatgtccagcctggccttgggcactgccagggatccaggggcagccccagctgctctgagaaACCTGATCCTGTTAAGTGTTTAAAGAAACCCATAAAGTTTTGTTGGGATatttccctgtgtcccagaGTTCATTAAATCCATCACAAGAGTCAGAGATGCTCTGAATGCAAACAAACTCTTCAAATTCTGCCCAAGTGTGGCACTTTTTGGGCAACAACATTTTTGAAAGCTCTTTTCTTTGGGAAGGTCATCTTGGCAATGTTTTCGGAGTTTATTTAAAAGCTTTAAGTAACGGGCTATGAAGTTGATACTCCCTTATCTCGTCCCAAACCAGACAGGCCCGGAGGcactcagcagtgctgggtgagCTCCACACATTACAGAAGAAAACTCTAAACTGGGAGCTACTTTCTGCAGAAGATCAAAGAAAATCCATGTTGTATTTACACAGATTGACGAAGCAAAGATATTGTCAGGAGGTTTGGTGTTTCTCATTTTTCAGTGACTTCAGTGACTGCGCTAAATCAACACctctcttaaaaaataaaaaatcaagcTGTGGTATTTCTGCCTCGAGCTCTTATCACAAGAAATCAGGTGGCTCTTACTACCCTTAGCAAACCCAGTGTCTGCTGCAGCCACGGAGTGCATTCCCACTTTAGCTCTCCTTGAATCCCAGAATCACCAAGgtgggcagagccctccaggatcagccagtgccaccccagcagcagcagcagcaccccaaaccctgtccccaagggccacatccagactcctcctgagcactcccagagacagtgactgcaccactccctgggcagctcatcccaaggcctcaccactctggcagggaaaaattgtttccaatctccaacctgagcctcccctggtgccatttgaggccatttcctctcctcctttcccttgggacacggcagcagagcccgaccccccctcaCTGCCCCTCCTGGCAGGGACTTGTGGGGAGCAgtgaggtcccccctgagcctcctctgctccagcctgagcccctttcccagctccctcagctgctcctcccaggatgggttttccagcccctccccagctttGTTGCCTCTCTCTGGCCAAGCACCCCTCAATGTCATTTTTGTGCAACACTGCACAAGCTGGAAGAGAATCCAACTCCCTGCCCTGTTTGTGTCACTCCTGGGCAGAAGCTGAGTTTATTCCCACTCTTGCTCAGATTTGCAGGTTCAATCTGAAAGGGAATTTATACAAAGAGGGAAAtcaagcatttttttcccacagtaaGATCCCAGCTAAATCTCTTCTCAGGGAACAGAGAGCCAGAGTCAAATGTTAACGGCACATCAGTGAGGAGATCTGTTTGCAGCTCACAGTAGGGGCTGAGAGGGACAATTTTCACTCTGAAAACTTAATTTAATGTCCTGTGAAACAGGTGGGGAGcactcccagggctgctgcttccTCAGGCACCTCAGCTCCCAGCCCACCTTCGGATGCCCTGTCTTGCACATACTTTAGTTGGAGTCAAAAAAGTTTATGCTTAAATTTAAGCTTAaggtatatttttatatatacacataaacTGCTGGCTCTGCCTTCTTTCCTGCACTTCCAGACCCCCTTCCTGCTCTCCCTGGAGGGTGTGTAGGAGTTCCAGGAGCAGAGCTCATATCCAAAACCACCTGGAATAAATGTGGAGCCGCcagtaaaagcaaacaaacttcTGTCAAACTCATATTCACCTCACCAGACACATTGTACAGGAGCTGGTCCTATAAAATAACCATCTCCaggcaaaaaaagaaaccaaccaaACATCCTTATCTCCTTTACCTCTGGCATCATTTCgttataaaattataaaattagaAACACAGCTGGTGTTAGAGAATGAAGAAGGGTTTATTAGAGGAAGGCAGGAGGTCAAACAGTTGCAGGGGCTGAGCCCCTCTTTGCTGTTGCCAGTCAGTGGCACAGAAAGACCTTGAGGCAAACTGGTGAGAATTCCCTACAGTACAGCATTCCCAAATCCAATGGAATCTCAGCAGGCACTTCAGAgccagagaatcccagaattgttaaggttggaaaaagaCTTTAAGCTCAAAATTcaaccagcaccaccaccatggtCAGCATTAAACCAAGTCCTCAATGCCACATCcacatttttgaacacttccagggatggtgactcctcGCTGGGTATCCTATTCCAGTGTtttacaaccctttccatgaaaaaacaGTTCCTGATATCCAAGCTAAACTGAGCAGGACTTAATGGGACTGATTAGAGTGTAAAATAGGGTGGTAAGTGACTTAAAAACATAATTAAGGCAAATCTGAAGGTAAATTGGCCCCAAGGATGTAAGAAACGGAGTTTCCAGCTCCAGCAaggatttcagaaaaataaaatggagaaGTCTTGTAGAAAATGAAGTAATATATTTATACAAATAAGCACTTTTTAAAACCACATCATGGAAAATAATCACAACACAACCACAACTACAAAGGAAGTTTCTGCAGTTTAAATATGCcctgaaatgcttttaaaaattctcttttctccAAACCACACAAGGAGCTCGAGCGCTTCACTTCAGCAGAACCTTTTGTGGGAATGGCAGCAAAGAACAAAATTATTCtgatgaatttttaaattattctctgCTGCTCAGGTCCATTAAAAGAGTAATAATCTGGCAATAATCCCAGACCAATTACAGCTGTCACAACTCCAGGGGGGCTCAAGCTGTTGCCAAATTCAAGTTGCAAAGAATCTCAGCTGATTTTTGAAGGATCTTGAGGTCTTCTGAGCACAGCATTTCCACCAAAGCCAGGTGGGTTTTGAGGTTCTCTTTATCCTTTTTCAACTGGGAAATCTGGGGTTTAGACAATGGGATGAAAGGATTAAAAATTGAGATTATTTAATAGGATATGAAGAGAAAATTTGTGGAAAGCTGTAAGGATTTCATTAATTATGTTAAAATAGTGAGGGGTTTAAATTCCACAAGAGAAACTTTAATagtaaaaaaggggaaaaaaggggggaaagggaaaaatcatCACAGTTCTCACCCAGAAAATGACATTGTTATGATGGAGAAAGGAATCTGAGCTCCCTTGTTTTTCCAAATTACCTGGAGAAGGACATGCTGGGTCTCCTCTATTAAAAAATGACAGATTTTTGCTGCTGTGTCCAGAGCCTGCTGTTCATTCCTGGCTGAAGTGACATCACCAAGCAGGGTCCTCCTCCAGCAGGCACTGGAACCAGAATGTTTAAACAACAGAGAATTATTTGCTGCACTCCCCAGCTGGATGCCAAACGTGGTTCTGCTGCACTGCCCCTCACCTGGGCTCGTAACCTACCCCAGGcatttatttttagttcttCTATCAATTTATTCCACTCAGCAATGAACCTTCAAAGCACAAACAACTCTGAACAACccttttttcattaatttattcCCTCCTTTCATTTATTCCAAGCAAAGTGCAGGTTACTATTTTCTGTCTCTGATGTTTGAGGCAGATTTGCCATTTGGAATAAATGTTCCAACTGCACTGACAGCCCCTGGAGATGAATTTCAGCAACTTCCTTGGCCCTGCAATTCCAGCCTGTGGAACACATGACTCAAGGAAATCAAGGCAGGTTAAGAACATTTAAAATTTCATCAAACCAACAGGAAAAAGGCCTAGAGTCTGAACCTTGAAGGAATATCTGAGGCTTGAAATAGAAAGGGAAAACAATGGGAGTGTGGTTattacaagaaagaaaaacaccaaagCAGCAATAGGGGAGTGACTTCACAGTGAATGgtgatttttgcctttcttcTTCTCACTTCTCACCTCGGGTCAATAAAACAGACACAGGAGACCCAAAAACTGTCCCAGTATGTCCCACACAGCCAGCAGAGAGCAAAgagtgaatggaaacagaaaatattgaAGGGTCTGGAAAACCCAtcctggcaggagcagctgagggagctgggaaaggggctcagcctggagcaaaggaggctcaggggggacctcacTGCTCCCCACAAGTCCCTGCCAGGAGGGGCAGtgagggggggtcgggctctgctgccgtgtcccaagggaaaggaggagaggaaatggcctcaaatggcaccaggggaggctcaggttggagattggaaacaatttttccctgccagagtggtgaggccttgggatgagctgcccagggagtggtgcagtcactgtctctgggagtgctcaggaggagtctggatgtggcccttggggacaggctttggggtgctgctgctgctgctggggtggcactggctgatcctggagggctctgccagccttGGAAGAGCCTCGGTGATTCcatgaaataaaagcaaatggcACCTGCACATCCACCAAATATTCAGGGTGCTACAACTTACAATTCATCTGCTCCCAGACTCAACACCTTGAGGGCTGTGAGGAGTCTCCAGGATGGTCCATCCCATCCAAAGGTCAGGTTCCTACAAAGTCAAAGTGATGAGATGAAGAGAAGGTGAGCTTTAGAGTGGTAGTTTTCTTCCTGAGACATGCCAGCCATGGAAGATCTCCAGCTTTGATGGTGGTGTTTACAACTGCTCTGTCTCTCACAAGCAGTGAGTTTGctaaaaaccaaaattttttttttttgctggattTTGATACGAGAAGCAAAATCTGACTCCCAGAAAACCTGAATAAAAATCTCAGCAGGAAACAAAGAAATCCAGATACCTACTCTAGGAAATTGTGATCCTTTAGAATGGCAACTTTGGCCTTTCTCTGCTTGTCCAGTGGTGAGAAATATTTGAGGAGCGTTTCTGcagaaaaatacagtttaaatatttaaatatttaaatttaaattgtaTGTAAAAGAAACCACAACTATCAATTCTGAAATTACATTCCAACTATATTTTTCATGTAGGACTAAGATCAAAACCTGTTAAATTCTGGTGAACTTTCCAGAATTCTCAAAAGCTATCAGCAATCCCAAGGACTGTGTCCTTATAACAGAAATCCTGATTCAAACTGAAGTTAGGAAccaccctcagcaagttcagCTTGTGGAGATCAGGATTTCAATCCTGAGGTCAAGGATGCAACCTAAGACACCAGCTGGAATCTCTACACAGATGCTGTTAATAATCAcaattttataaaagaaaatgttaacaaagaacatttttaattttaaaaaaaaataaataattaaactcTATGCAAAGAGGTATCAAACCCTTTTCCACTTCTTGAGAATCTACATGCTCAGTTCTCTGTTATTGTGCCTTTCAATGTGCAGCCAGTCCATAAATCCAACCTGCTGAGACATAAACGCTGCTGTGAGGGTTATCCATGGCAACAAATCCATAttccagcagcagcctctgatTATCATGAGGTCCATAGCAGATAAAAACTTCCTGATATTTTTTGCACTGTGAATTTGTCCGAATTTCATAGCTCCTTGTCTGCTCGTTAAACGCAGCCTTGACCTTCagggaatgaaaaagaaaaggttttacTCTCGgcagggagaaaaaggaaacaaaccttGAATTTTAAGACCCCAAGGGATTGAACTTCTTGTTCAATTGTGGGGACTTCTTGGAGAGGCCCCAAATCTGCAATCACAGCTGGTCCCATGCAGAGCTGGCCTCTCCTGTgctgtcccagctctctgtTGGCACACAGAGCCTGACAGAAGGTGGAACTGCTCTCTGCACTTCCCCCAGGCTGCTCTGAGGCTTCAGCCAGAGGTGAAGTAACACAGGGACCGTGGAACTTGGAATTCGTCTCAGGACAAGGAATTTGTCTTGCTTTTAGGAGCAGATCAGGGCTGTGTTTACAAGTGGCTCTTCCCAAAACCTGCTCTGGATGCAAATCTCCCCCAGCCACTGTGGGCTCTCCCTGTACCTTGGCTTTGctgcacaaactgaaacatttgaattacagaatcccagaatgtttgggttggaaggaaccttaaatatcttgttccaccccctgccatgggcagggacaccttccactgtcccaggctgttccaagccccaatgtccagcctggccttgggcactgccagggatccaggggcagccccagctgctctgggaattccatcccagcccctcctcaccctcccagggaacaattccttcccaatatcccatctatccctaccctctggcagtttgaagccattccccctcatCCTGGCACTCCAATTCCTGAGGATCTGAGATATCTTTCCCCCTGCAAGATCTCTCCCTGACCTCCCCACGCTCCTCATCCATCACAGAAATGCAGGTGGCATTGACAGAGTGCATTTACAGATAAAGAAATTTACTGATCTGTTTTGAGTTTCTTACCTGAACATTTGGGCTGTGGTTTAGCAAATCTAAATATGGTGCCAATGCATAAACATCTGGCTCCAGGGAAAAACATTCCCTGTGTGGATGTTTCATGTAGATTGTCCTGGTATTTACAGTGCACCAAGCCCACTCCAAAGCGCTGTAGTTAAAAATAGTTCCTGTGTTCTCAGCAAATAAAGGCtgcagggaagagaagaaagcTCTGGAAGAGCTGAACAACTCTTGGATCATCATTTTTTGCTCCTGAGCCTTCTTTTTTAAGGGTTTTGGGAGAACATTTATTACATCATGGTCCAAACAAGCAGGGCAAGTGTAAGTTTTGGGTAGAACATCCAGGTAGGGCTTCCATGGAGATTTCTCCCCAACGTGTTTCTCTGCTATCAAAAACGTGCACAGTGCCAGCAAAGGAGACACAGGGGGCTTCCATCTGTtggaaaataatataaaataaaaatgaaagtaaaaataaaaataaataccaacACAGCAGATTGGCAGAGGTGAGATGGGAAATGGACACAGCAGTGTTTCATCTCTCTCAGAGTTCTTTGGAAGTTATAAATAGCTTCTGTTTGAAACTTCTTTGTAGCTAATCTCCAAGACTTTTTTGGCTGATTTCAAAGGGGCAATAAAAGCTGGTTTGTAACAACAATTTCAGGTTCACCccttgggttggtttttttgggatacACAAGTATTCGATACCCAACATGGGGCTTTGTTCCAAATCTTCTAAAAGGCCATGGCTTTGCAGCCCCATTTTATCTTCCTTCTCCTATTGAAGCTTACTcacaaattcccaaaaaaccatTCCTAATTGACGTTTAGGTCCAAGCAGGCTCTGAGGCAGCTCAAGCTCCAGCCTGTGCTCcctctctccagctctgccaAGCAGAAAGGGGATGCTCAGTATCCAAACCTCTCCTGTGTGAGCATTCCACACCCCTGAAATGCTGGCACCACTCAGGAGATTCAGTTTGAAGCTCCCCCACCCCTTCAGATGATTCATTACTCCTGAACAACCCCCACCAAAGGCCATCAAGTGTCACTCGTCACTTACTTCACAATGTATCCTCccaagcagctgctgaggacAGTGCCCGTGGTGAGCAAACACTTCTCAGGCAATGAAATAACCAGATCTCCTGCCTTTGAGGGAGGAgaataaaaaaatcacacacAAGGAATAGTAAAAATCAAGTGTAAAGCATTCATCTATTTACTGAGGGGACTGGTGGTTTCACATTGTGGCTGCAACAATCTAAAATTAGTCAGAAATTACACTCACTACAGAATTCTGAGCTTTGCTTGCTGCAAAAACCATTAAATgtcaaaaaaatctgaagagcTCCTGCATCAGAACCAACATCACTCACCTCAAGAGCTTTTGTTGCCATCAATCCTCTTCCTGTCCCTGAAGAAGGAGCAAAGAGCAGGAGTAAATAAAGGTATACATGGAAAATCAGCAATCTGTGATCAGGTCAGCAAGGAAAAGCTCCAAAAGAGCAGACATTATGTCTTACAAAACATACATCCAATTATGGACTGTTCCAGAGATATacctcatttcttttttctccagttctctttatttttcaggATCTTTTCCCTGCATCTCCCGCAGCATTTGCTGTCCAGTTCTAGCAattatttgacttttttttataaattataGCAATTATTCAACTTCTTTTTCTCGATTTTTTCCTCAAACACATCTTTCATCACCAGCTGCAGCTCTTGGTGTCAGATTTCTAACTAAACTTTAGGATTTCTAGTCACAATATTTTTCTCAGATCCATTCTATTCTTGATATCTCTGTCTATAATattacaaaatgttttaaatataacctacataaagagaaaaaatataagTATAAATGTTTACTGTAAACATTACTAAGTGAACCTCAGCTCTCTGCTGAACTTGCCTAGGGAAAAAAGATGAACAAGCTACAACAAGGTTAAATTCCAATACTGGAAACTCCTTTAttctttaaaactgtattattaACACTTCAAATATCTACTTTTTAATGTTAAATTGACATTCCAAAAACCCTTAAAAGAGTAACAGTAACTGGCTTTTTTTCCAGATGCCAGCCAGGTGCATAGTTCAAAATGAAAGCAGGAATCCAAAATTCTTAGACAAATCAGAAATTTGTACAATCAATAATTAAAGCATTACCCCAGAACTCTGCTGGCCTTAAATTAGTGCCTTTAAATCCTCTCTCTTTTAGCCATTTCTGAAGTTTAATGTATTCCAGCTTGTGACTGCAGTTGActaaaaataggaagaaaaagtaTTGCTATTAAAGAGCATTCtgttggaaaagaaaagaaatagaaacattTTACTCTATAGTcagaaaaactgtattttggACATTTTAGAGCATAATAGAATAGCAAGAAAGGCTCCCATTGAACAAAACAGATTCTAGGCCTCTGGGTGGTCTCAGAACTGTGTGAGTTATTCAGCATATCGAAGGAATTTTAGAATAATGTAATATTTGCCATTAGGCAGAAAAGAGAGCTCAGAAAATTCACTGTTGGGACTGCAAACCAATGCCAGAACATTTGTATACAAAAAAAGGTAACATTTATGAATGTATTTTTCCAAGCACAAAGGCTTTCgccaaatataaataataaaatgacaCCTTGAGAAACAATtggttattttattatttaactcCCAGGGATGAGGATACCTCCATCCATAAAACTCTTCaagtgttttcttcttctctttcgaCCTGTTCGACCTCTACTTTTCTTCATATTAGGCAAcagattttgcctttttttaaacaacctgaattaaaaaaaaaaaaaaaaatcaaaaaataagtgatttaaaaacatttaaagtcACTTTCAAATTtcttactgtgagggtgggcaggccctggcacagggtgcccagagcagctggggctgcccctggatccctggcagtgcccaaggccaggctggacattggggcttggagcagcctggcacagtgggaggtgtccctgcccatggaactggatgggatggggtgatATTTCATAGactcatggaatatcctgagctggaagggacccacagggatcacccagtcccacccctggccctgcccagaccccccagcaatcccagcctgggcatccctggcagcgctgtccaaacgctcctggagctctggcagcctcggggccgtgcccattccctggggagcctgggcagtgcccagcagcctctgggaaaAGAATATTTCCCCGATCTCCTTCCTCTTGCCAAAACTGCCCTGAACCTCAAAGCGCAGCTTTTCCCTGCCATGAGGGTCTCAGGAAGCCGGGGTCACCCACAAGCGTTCGGGCTTCTCCAGCAGTGGGGCCTCCACTCCATCCCATTCCATTAGACTGAAAAGACCTcagagatcatcgagtccaaaccccaccccatcccaccctcaGAACTGGGAATCCTGTGCTAA
Encoded here:
- the SETD4 gene encoding SET domain-containing protein 4 isoform X2; the encoded protein is MKKSRGRTGRKRRRKHLKSFMDGVNCSHKLEYIKLQKWLKERGFKGTNLRPAEFWGTGRGLMATKALEAGDLVISLPEKCLLTTGTVLSSCLGGYIVKWKPPVSPLLALCTFLIAEKHVGEKSPWKPYLDVLPKTYTCPACLDHDVINVLPKPLKKKAQEQKMMIQELFSSSRAFFSSLQPLFAENTGTIFNYSALEWAWCTVNTRTIYMKHPHRECFSLEPDVYALAPYLDLLNHSPNVQVKAAFNEQTRSYEIRTNSQCKKYQEVFICYGPHDNQRLLLEYGFVAMDNPHSSVYVSAETLLKYFSPLDKQRKAKVAILKDHNFLENLTFGWDGPSWRLLTALKVLSLGADEFACWRRTLLGDVTSARNEQQALDTAAKICHFLIEETQHVLLQISQLKKDKENLKTHLALVEMLCSEDLKILQKSAEILCNLNLATA
- the SETD4 gene encoding SET domain-containing protein 4 isoform X1 → MLFKKRQNLLPNMKKSRGRTGRKRRRKHLKSFMDGVNCSHKLEYIKLQKWLKERGFKGTNLRPAEFWGTGRGLMATKALEAGDLVISLPEKCLLTTGTVLSSCLGGYIVKWKPPVSPLLALCTFLIAEKHVGEKSPWKPYLDVLPKTYTCPACLDHDVINVLPKPLKKKAQEQKMMIQELFSSSRAFFSSLQPLFAENTGTIFNYSALEWAWCTVNTRTIYMKHPHRECFSLEPDVYALAPYLDLLNHSPNVQVKAAFNEQTRSYEIRTNSQCKKYQEVFICYGPHDNQRLLLEYGFVAMDNPHSSVYVSAETLLKYFSPLDKQRKAKVAILKDHNFLENLTFGWDGPSWRLLTALKVLSLGADEFACWRRTLLGDVTSARNEQQALDTAAKICHFLIEETQHVLLQISQLKKDKENLKTHLALVEMLCSEDLKILQKSAEILCNLNLATA